DNA sequence from the Nicotiana tomentosiformis chromosome 3, ASM39032v3, whole genome shotgun sequence genome:
ACAACGTGGCCACCATTAAATCCTCAAGTATATCAAGGTTttttggcctccctatcctctctctcatggccccgcataccctccaatctccgcGCGATCACTTCCACCTACTGATATGGGatatctgtctccaactctcgagccatgctgaacctaaTACCATATTTGATCCCCTCGATGAATCGATAGACACACTCTCTAACAGTAGAAATAAACGCAGGTACATGTCTGGACAACTCACTAAATCTGATAACATACTCTGACATAGTAATAGTACCCTAGCATAACTGCTCAAACTCAGTGCGCCATGCATGCCGaggggtctggggaacaaactctctcaagaatatctcTATAAAATGATTCCATATGAGTGAAGATGCATCGgttgggctaccctcctcgtaagcccgCCACCACTTATACGTTGCTCCTGACAActggaatatagtaaaagcaacctcGCTCGcctctacaatacccatggttCGGAGAATActgtggcacttctctagaaaaacCTGTGCATCCTCTCTAGCTAGGCCACtgtaagtaggaggatgatacttcttgaacctctaaagtctaagttgctcctcctcagatgccactACCCTAACCTCGGGATAAACCGGAACAACAGGCTGTATTGGCGAAACCTCTAGGACCTGATCGACATGGACCCGCTACTCTAGCCTGAGATGTAGCTAGAGCAAGcagaatcaaccctgcctgagcgaGAGTACCGATGTTGAGCTTAATATTTCTCAATATTTATGACCGCTTTTTATCTTTGATTTGGTTGATTTGATAAAGATATGGGTCTAATATGTTGCCTTTCAGCGCAAGTGGTGCAGAGGGGATCAATGGACGAATAATGCACTAAGTGGGAGGAAAAAAAGTTGAGCAAGAATAAATTCTTGTGCGCGACCGTGCATGAGAAACCCCAAAGGCGCACCTGAGCACACAAGTGCCACAGAATTCAGCCAGAGGTGCGTGACCATGAGCGCAGTCACACTCCCAAGTGCGTGGGTGCACATATCTGTCTCCGGGAATTCTAGTCAGGCCTATTGCTTTAAATTTGGAGGTAGCcttttgacctatatgaagcctagctcGTCCCAAAACTAGGTATCTCatattttggagcaatttttggAGAGAAGAAGGTAAGGAAACAACATAGACTCTGAAtacttcatccaattcattcaatacgCAAGTTTGTTTGAATTTTGGGATTGTAATGTTTTCTAGTTCTCTTAATACTCTTGTGATGAACAACTTCTCCACAATGGAGTAATATTTCTTAGGGTTATTGACAGATATTGTGATATGACTATTATTTTGGGTTTACTTTCTGTTAGTTGCCTAAATTCGTTGAATGGGTTACTAATTGAATTGTAAGGTTAATTGTAAttttactttaatcgaaagagaagtgtTGCTGCAACTCACATTGTGTTATCTTGTTTCGGTCGATTTCAAGACTCtcataggtaatcgaaagagcttgtagAGTTATCAATTGACCCAATGTGGAAGAATAGTCGAGAGACGTTCTTCGTAAAATTATTTATTCAacatattcttgtatattttcacTGCACATATCATTAGGTTGTTTAGGGAACTCTGTTTCTTTCGAAAGAAGAATTTGAATCCTTAAGATAGCCTAATTATCTGTTAAAATTGAAAGAGTCAAAAGAAGTTATGAGTGAACATAACACATAGTTGCCCCTaataatagttgatcacatatcttgtcaaAACCCTTACTTCTCATCTTGATATTCAATCGTTGCTGCTTAGTCACTCAATTTTTGTTATTCATTCACAATTGATAATCTTAGTTTTTACTCTTAGTTCGttaataactcaaaatcaaaggtttattttcCTGAATAGTGTTAAGTTGAAGaattatttgaacattatttaaatGAATACTTGTGGAGACGATTTaataactatactatctttgactagtatATACCGATtctgcgctcgtcaaattttttCTATACACCATCAAATAATTATACATCGATTCTGTGCTCGTCAAATTTTAGAGCCGTCGCCGGGGATTGTCGATTAATattgtttaaaataattttcGGCGCTAATTCAggaactattttattttatttttacgcTCTTCTTATCTGTGTGTGCCAATAGATTAAGTTCaatggtgtatgactcgatcctcCTCCAAGGAATTGGTTCCATACAATCTAGAATTAAAGAAGCACCTGCGGCAGTTGAGAAGGGAGAAAGAATCGAGTGGATCATTTTTTGGCCAGACTTCGACTCAAAATACAATGGTGAACAACGAAAAAGAAGTGGACTTAGCTGCAAGAGAGGCATCCTAACAACAGGTTGCACGGTTAGCAGCTGAAGCAACCCTTAGAGTTGCTGATGAAATAGTTGAAGagggtcgaagattcaatcttAACCGAACTATGGTCTGAGTTTGAAAATGCATCTCCTAGGCGTGGGAGGTCTCTAGGAGATTACACCAGACTGGTCTAgaagtttttagaaaaatatttctctGCTGCTAAGACTGGAAGGATGCGGAAGGAGATTCATAATTTTAGCCAAGGAAAAGGGGAGACAGTGTTCGAGGCATCAGAAAGATTTAAAGGGCTATTGCGGAGGTACCCTCATAACGGAATGGAGCAATGGATGCAACTCCAAGATTTTTGGGATGTGTTAAATCCTTCATCAAGGAGATTGCTAAATAGTGCGGTTGCAGGCCCTATGATGAAGAAAACTCTAGAAGAGATTTTCACACTCCTAAATGAACTATCTGAAGACGCAGAACAATAGTCTACTGACCAAGGTGATCGAAGAAGTTCAGCGAGGGTGCACCAATAGAATCTTCTATAGCAATGCAGGCCCAGATTGCAGCTATGGCTAAGGACATCAAGCAACTGACAATAGCCTAGGTGCAAAATCAAAAATAGTTGGGATGTGACATATTTGGAATGGGACACTTGATTCATGACTGTCAAACCTCCACTGCAAAAGAAGAAGTTAAGTTATTGGGAATTTCAATAGAGCAAACTACCAAGGAGGTAGTAATTTCAATTCTATGGGACAGAGACATCCAAGGTTATCATTGAGTTCTTCAAATGGTATCTTGAACTCATGGCAGCAACAAAATCCTAGAGCACCCGTGAAAGGATCTCTTGGCTTCCAAAACCAACAAAGGAAACAGTACCAGCCTCCACAGCCTAACAACTCACgtttagaagatctaatgaaggcaCTCAAAAACAAATCATATGATAAGCTTGAGATTCAGGGAACAACTATCCGAGAGCATGGCACAACCATCCGGAATCTAGAAAGACAAATAGACGCAGATTGCATTCATGTCAAAGTACGTATTTGAGGATTGCCTCTCCATGACAGATGTCTTCCTCCTCATTTTCCAATAACAAATTCAAATAGGCTTGACCCTTCTGCTTGGGTTATTTGTGATTGCTGGACCCTCTGCATAATGTTTGATTATTTATTTCTCCATAATCAAACCTACCATCAACCCCTTGTTGATAACCTGTTCTTGTAACTTTCCTATGTATGGTCTCTCCACAAAGCTTTGATCTATGCGCACTAGCTTCCTCGTCGACTAATACCCTTCTGCTGGTCTTTTGTCCATTGCCTATGGTCTTTGGTAAGTAGTCTATAGTTCACTTTCGTCTATCACCTACCCCACTCTCTTTACAACTTAGTTATTAGTACTTCGGAGTGGTGCATACTCTCCTTCTTGGCTATTGAATGAATCTTATGGTTGTCAAGTCTACTCCTCTGTCTTCTCTTGCCTATCATCCACTTCAGTGACTCCAACCCCAGAAAGATGATATCTTCCACTAACCTCCTTGAACTTATGGAGTCCCTATCTAATAGTCACCCCCTCCCTTAGTGACTAAAGTTAAGGTGGTGTCAACCGAAGGGGCAAGAAGTTCTCACATGAATAGGCATTTGAATATTCGTTCAGTACTTGAACCTTCGATCACTCGGATTCGTCGTTCACCTTCTCAAATGAACGAAGCCTACTTGACGTTCGTGTTCCCTGACCCATACCTGAATGAAGGAAAGTAATAGCCAGAAAAGAGGTTATTCCATTGTTGGCATAAGATGAACCGAGGAATCCAACCAAATATGAATTAATAGGCATGTGGGTTTATCAGAAAGGGCTCTGGGGACTCTGCCTTTCGACACTGAGAAGAATCCAAAAGAGACGATCAAGGCCGTGTCTCTCAGGAGTGGAATAATGTTAGCATATCCTATTGCAAAACCAAGGGTTGAAAGGGTGATCAACTCAGACAAGACAATAGAAGAGTAGACAATTGGCGAGTCATTGTCTATAGAGAACATCAGTGGCAAGGAGGTTGATAAGCAGAAGTTAAACAATGCATTTGAAGAAAACAAGCACATATCGGTGTTACCTTTTCCTTAGAGGATGAAGCAGGAGAAATTAGATAGGTTCTTTGAGAAATTCTTGGAGATGCTGAAACAACTGTATGTGAATATCCCGCTCACTGAGGTACTCACCCAGATGCCTGCCTATGCCAAATTCCTGAAGGAAATCATGTCAAGTAAAAGTAAGCCCAAGGAAATGAAAGTGGTCATACTCAATGCACGCTGCAGTGCCATCCTACAGAATAAAATTCCTTAAAAATGTGGggaccctggcagcttcactaTACCCTGCTCGTTGGGGAGTAAAAATTTTGACAAGGCTTTGTGCGACTCAGGTGCATCCATTAACTTGATGCCATTATCGATGTTTAAGAAATTGGAAGGAGAACTAGGAGTGATCAAATCTATTCTGGTATCTTTGCAACTGGCTGATCAGACCACTATCATACTAGAGGGCATAATCGATGACATTGTGGTGAGGGTGGGCAAGATTTTCTTCCCGATAGACTTCATTGTAATAGACATGGAAGTGAATAAGAAGGTACCTCTAATCTTGGGGAGACCATTCCTTTGCACTGACCGGGCTATTCTTGACATATACGAGGGTCAACTCATGCTACGAGTGGGAAATGAAATAGTGGTTTTTCAAATGAAGAGAATGATTAAATACCCGTGTGATGAGGCATCTGCCCATACTTGTTTCAAACTAGATGTGGTAGGAGAGTTAGCTAAACAACACAAGCTGGACAAGCTGGTAGGTGATTCATTCGAAAGATGAATCAGTCAATCGAGTACAGTAGAGGATGAAGACCCTAAAATCAAGAAGGAAGCTGAGGCACTAGAAGATGAAAACCAAGTGGTAGacgaagaggaatttgagaaAGAAAAGATCAAGCCAAAGCTGGAATTGAAAGTACTCCCAACACATTTAAAATATGCTTTTTTGGAGACTAACAATTTTTCTGTGATTATTTATGCTGATTTGACAGGTGAACAAGTACACATACTAGTGTAGTTACTGAGGAAGCATAAAAAAGCAACCGGTTGGAGCATACCCTATATTCAGGGAATCAACCCCACAATCTGCATGCACAAGATCTTATTGGAAGAAGGGAGAAAACCGGTAGTGCAGCCCCAACGTAAATTGAATAAAAACCTAGACGAGGTGGTACAGAAAGAGATACTCAAATTGCTGGATGCAGGTATAATATTTTCCATCTCCGACAGCCAATGGGTCAGCCCCATATAGGTTGTGCCGAAAAAAGGGGCATGACAGTTGTGAAAAATGAGGACAACGAGCTAATTCCTACCAGAACTGTCGCTAGTTGgaggatgtgcatagactatCGAAGGCTGTACGATGCAACGAGGAAGGATCACTTCCCTCTTCCCTTCATTGATCAAATATTGGAGAAGGTGGCAGGGCGTGGATGTTACTGCTTTTTATATGGATATTCAGGTACAATCAATTACCCATTGCTCCTGAAGATGTTGAGAAAACCACATTTACCTTCCTTTCCAGAATCTTTGCATACCAACGAATGCCTTTCGGACTTTGCAATGCACCAGCTACttttcaaaggtgcatgatgtCAATCTTTTCAGATTTGAATGGGAAGTGTATGAAggtgttcatggatgactttAATCTCTTTGGGGATGACTTTAAGGAT
Encoded proteins:
- the LOC138907462 gene encoding uncharacterized protein: MGQRHPRLSLSSSNGILNSWQQQNPRAPVKGSLGFQNQQRKQYQPPQPNNSRLEDLMKALKNKSYDKLEIQGTTIREHGTTIRNLERQIDADCIHVKRMKQEKLDRFFEKFLEMLKQLYVNIPLTEVLTQMPAYAKFLKEIMSSKSASINLMPLSMFKKLEGELGVIKSILVSLQLADQTTIILEGIIDDIVVRVGKIFFPIDFIVIDMEVNKKVPLILGRPFLCTDRAILDIYEGQLMLRVGNEIVVFQMKRMIKYPCDEASAHTCFKLDVVGDQSSTVEDEDPKIKKEAEALEDENQVVDEEEFEKEKIKPKLELKPMGQPHIGCAEKRGMTVVKNEDNELIPTRTVASWRMCIDYRRLYDATRKDHFPLPFIDQILEKVAGRGCYCFLYGYSDLNGKCMKVFMDDFNLFGDDFKDYLRNLELVLKRYENTHLLLNWEKCHFMVKEGIVVGQKVTAGGFYRKFIKNLSSITKPLIALLAKDVKFVIDVACLRAFEMIKKKQVNYATTEKEFFVVVFTFDKFRSYLVGSMVIVHTDYSALIYLMSKKESKPHLMRWVLLLQEFDLEIKDRKGTKNQVADHLLKQWTFGKSYQMSRCFPLQRSLIDLHGMLA